One genomic region from Shewanella aestuarii encodes:
- the cobT gene encoding nicotinate-nucleotide--dimethylbenzimidazole phosphoribosyltransferase produces the protein MFAVDPVTHRFDEQIQSKIDQKTKPKGALGQLEGLAKKVAQVQLSRDPNISQLHIKQPGLLVFAADHGIAQYGVSIAPSEVTRQMVANFVQGGAAVNVFCRQMGFNLEVIDCGMLAPLGAKGVTEHRLGNGTEAIHLAPAMTLEHVRKGFEAAAEVVERHALSGCNLIAIGEMGIGNSSSAAAIMASLLDLDVQKCVGRGTGVDDKTFELKKALINEALKMHRSKLVSPVHVLAHLGGFEIVQMTGAILAAAERKMLVVIDGFIASAAALVAVKLHPAVSDYLIFAHQSDEQGHKLMLTHLNATPLLSLGLRLGEGTGAALALPLIQGAVNFYNEMASFDSAGVKNVV, from the coding sequence ATGTTTGCCGTTGATCCTGTAACGCATCGATTTGATGAACAAATTCAAAGTAAAATTGATCAAAAAACCAAACCTAAAGGGGCATTAGGCCAACTTGAAGGTTTGGCAAAAAAAGTCGCTCAAGTGCAGTTAAGTCGTGATCCTAATATCAGCCAATTACATATAAAACAGCCGGGATTATTGGTGTTTGCTGCTGATCACGGCATTGCACAATATGGGGTATCGATAGCGCCCAGTGAAGTTACCCGCCAAATGGTGGCTAATTTTGTTCAAGGTGGTGCGGCCGTTAATGTATTTTGTCGCCAAATGGGTTTTAACCTTGAAGTGATTGATTGCGGTATGTTGGCGCCTCTAGGGGCAAAAGGGGTGACTGAACATCGTTTAGGTAATGGCACCGAGGCCATACATTTAGCCCCCGCAATGACCCTAGAACATGTTAGAAAAGGCTTTGAAGCCGCTGCAGAAGTGGTTGAGCGTCATGCGTTATCTGGCTGTAATTTAATTGCCATAGGTGAAATGGGCATAGGTAATAGCTCGTCGGCCGCAGCGATTATGGCGTCCTTATTAGATTTAGATGTACAAAAATGTGTGGGGCGTGGCACTGGCGTAGATGACAAAACCTTCGAGCTTAAAAAGGCATTAATCAATGAAGCCTTAAAAATGCATCGCAGTAAGCTGGTGTCGCCAGTGCATGTGTTAGCTCATTTGGGCGGCTTTGAAATTGTGCAAATGACAGGGGCTATTTTGGCCGCGGCTGAGCGTAAAATGCTAGTCGTGATTGATGGCTTTATTGCGAGCGCCGCTGCATTAGTGGCAGTGAAACTTCACCCTGCGGTAAGTGATTATTTGATTTTTGCGCATCAGTCAGATGAGCAAGGACATAAACTGATGTTGACTCATTTAAATGCCACGCCCTTGTTGTCACTCGGCTTACGTTTAGGTGAAGGAACCGGTGCAGCATTAGCACTGCCGTTAATTCAAGGGGCAGTCAATTTTTATAATGAGATGGCCAGCTTTGACAGTGCTGGTGTTAAAAACGTAGTGTAA
- a CDS encoding FecCD family ABC transporter permease — translation MSQSKHQVRYQLLLFCLILVTLLTPMAAASFGAANIHFSDVVHLLVNSLFKSELTPTQDPSTSGTLGGSIVERIIFELRFPRIVLAFVAGAGLAIAGSVLQIVTRNPLADPYLFGISSGASFGAVVVFSVLADTGLFAGVVDSSLLQAAAIASWWNWQNLLLPIGAFLGASLSVLVVLSLSGLGRVSQVERMLLSGVATSFMFGALTSLLLYFSSPQAAASVLFWTLGSFAKASWSGVVLPVLVVLFSLVIILALKRQIVALQAGDEAAHTLGVNVAKLRLNMLLLCSLITAVLVASCGGIGFVGLMIPHCVRLLLPGRQPMVITALVGGIFMVWIDVIARCVLGNQELPVGIITAAIGSVFFLFILRHRR, via the coding sequence ATGAGTCAGAGTAAACACCAAGTTCGTTATCAGCTGTTGCTATTTTGCTTAATCCTTGTGACCTTACTCACCCCTATGGCTGCGGCAAGTTTTGGGGCTGCCAATATTCATTTTAGTGATGTGGTTCACCTTCTTGTTAATAGCCTATTTAAGTCAGAACTCACCCCCACGCAAGATCCATCAACCAGTGGCACTTTGGGGGGAAGTATTGTTGAGCGAATCATCTTTGAACTACGTTTTCCTCGCATAGTATTGGCGTTTGTGGCAGGCGCTGGACTGGCGATTGCAGGTAGCGTGTTACAAATTGTCACCCGTAATCCGTTGGCTGATCCATATTTATTTGGTATCAGTTCAGGGGCTTCTTTTGGCGCTGTGGTGGTGTTTTCAGTTTTAGCTGATACAGGCTTGTTTGCGGGTGTTGTTGATTCATCATTATTACAGGCTGCTGCAATTGCTAGCTGGTGGAACTGGCAAAATTTACTCCTGCCTATTGGTGCATTTTTAGGGGCGAGTTTATCGGTTTTAGTGGTGCTGAGTTTATCGGGTTTAGGGCGGGTCAGTCAGGTTGAACGCATGCTGTTATCTGGGGTGGCTACCTCATTTATGTTTGGCGCATTAACCAGTTTGTTGTTGTATTTTTCTAGCCCACAGGCTGCCGCGTCAGTTCTGTTTTGGACCCTAGGCAGCTTTGCTAAAGCCAGTTGGTCTGGGGTTGTGTTACCCGTATTGGTTGTACTTTTTAGCTTGGTCATTATTTTAGCCCTAAAGCGACAAATTGTGGCGTTGCAAGCGGGGGATGAAGCCGCCCATACCTTAGGGGTAAATGTGGCGAAGCTTCGTTTAAATATGCTGTTGTTATGCTCATTGATCACTGCGGTGTTAGTTGCTAGCTGTGGTGGCATTGGCTTTGTGGGATTGATGATCCCCCATTGTGTGCGCTTATTATTGCCCGGCCGTCAGCCAATGGTTATTACCGCGCTTGTGGGCGGAATTTTTATGGTGTGGATTGATGTGATTGCCCGCTGTGTTTTGGGTAATCAAGAGTTACCTGTTGGCATAATTACCGCTGCCATTGGCAGTGTTTTTTTCTTGTTTATTTTGCGTCATCGTCGTTAA
- the cobU gene encoding bifunctional adenosylcobinamide kinase/adenosylcobinamide-phosphate guanylyltransferase, with amino-acid sequence MLHLVLGGARSGKSRYAEQRVAERLVDEDLSAIYIATATAGDDEMQRRIQRHQQDRITSNVKWHTIEAPLALAATLKQIDKPNQIILVDCLTLYITNHLFACEQGDSNQCAALNRSWLAEKQQLLSLLPKLQADIILVSNEVGSGIVPLGELSREFVDEAGWLNQAIATIADDVSLVVAGLPLSLKSSKPS; translated from the coding sequence ATGCTGCATTTGGTGTTAGGTGGCGCGAGAAGCGGCAAAAGTCGCTACGCTGAGCAACGGGTGGCTGAAAGGCTTGTTGATGAAGACTTATCGGCAATTTATATTGCCACGGCAACCGCCGGTGATGATGAAATGCAGCGCCGTATTCAGCGGCATCAGCAAGACCGAATTACCAGTAACGTGAAATGGCACACCATTGAAGCCCCGTTGGCACTGGCAGCAACCCTGAAGCAAATTGATAAGCCTAATCAAATTATCTTAGTTGACTGTTTAACCTTATATATCACCAATCATTTATTCGCCTGTGAGCAAGGCGATTCAAATCAATGTGCAGCGCTGAACAGGTCTTGGTTAGCTGAAAAACAGCAATTATTGAGTCTGTTACCTAAGTTGCAAGCGGATATTATCTTAGTCAGTAATGAAGTGGGATCAGGCATTGTGCCGCTTGGTGAGCTAAGCAGAGAATTTGTCGATGAGGCTGGTTGGCTAAATCAAGCCATTGCCACCATTGCCGATGATGTCAGCTTAGTGGTTGCCGGATTACCTTTGTCACTTAAGTCGAGTAAACCATCATGA
- a CDS encoding cobyric acid synthase: MKAADSQIQGALMVQGTTSDAGKSTLVAGLCRLFARKGVKVAPFKPQNMALNSAVTLDGGEIGRAQALQATACYLAPHTDFNPVLLKPSSDTGAQVIIHGKALTTLEANAFFGPQSRGYKAHALTAVMQSYQRLTAQYQLVLIEGAGSPAEINLRQGDIANMGFAEVANCPVIIIADIDKGGVFAHLVGTLALLSETEQARVKGFVINRFRGDISLLQSGIDWLENHTQKPVLGVLPYLHDLHLDAEDALIPQSNSVTSSPVNSAERTKLKVLVLVFPRISNHTDFDPLRLHPQIEFSYLSLADNPLQSVIQADLIILPGSKNVRADLAFMRQLGWDKLVSKHLRYGGKVIGICGGYQMLGQHINDPQGIEDTAGCEQGLGLLAITTELMEHKTLTQVSGYLHLNGQQASFCGYEIHCGQSTSTLSGLATPIELTTASFAPKSDGQISADNQIFGTYIHGLFDQPDACQLILQWAGLEQADLIDINQIREQQLNRLADVLEAHLDVDKLTGVIA; encoded by the coding sequence ATGAAAGCCGCTGATAGCCAAATTCAAGGGGCGTTAATGGTGCAAGGCACCACATCAGATGCCGGAAAAAGTACCTTAGTGGCGGGGTTATGCCGTTTATTTGCCCGTAAAGGCGTAAAGGTTGCACCATTTAAACCACAAAATATGGCGCTAAATAGTGCGGTAACTCTTGATGGTGGCGAAATTGGTCGTGCTCAAGCGCTGCAAGCCACGGCCTGTTATTTAGCACCCCACACTGATTTTAATCCAGTACTGCTTAAACCTAGCTCCGACACAGGGGCACAGGTCATTATTCACGGTAAAGCGTTAACCACACTAGAAGCAAACGCTTTTTTTGGCCCGCAAAGTCGTGGTTATAAAGCGCATGCATTAACGGCTGTGATGCAGTCATATCAGCGTTTAACCGCACAATACCAATTGGTACTGATAGAAGGGGCCGGTAGCCCTGCTGAAATCAATTTACGCCAAGGCGATATTGCTAATATGGGCTTTGCTGAAGTCGCCAATTGCCCAGTGATCATTATTGCTGATATTGATAAAGGCGGGGTTTTTGCCCATCTGGTTGGCACATTAGCCTTGCTAAGTGAAACCGAGCAAGCACGGGTCAAAGGCTTTGTTATTAACCGTTTTCGCGGTGATATAAGCTTACTGCAATCAGGCATTGACTGGCTTGAAAACCACACCCAAAAACCCGTACTAGGGGTATTACCTTATTTACATGACTTACATTTAGATGCTGAAGATGCGTTAATTCCACAGTCAAACAGTGTGACAAGCTCACCTGTAAATAGCGCTGAGCGTACCAAGCTAAAAGTATTGGTGTTGGTGTTTCCGCGGATCAGCAATCACACAGACTTTGATCCACTTAGATTACATCCCCAGATTGAGTTTAGTTATTTGTCGTTAGCCGACAATCCTTTACAAAGTGTGATTCAAGCCGATTTAATCATTTTACCCGGTAGTAAAAATGTGCGCGCCGATTTAGCGTTTATGCGCCAACTGGGCTGGGATAAACTGGTTAGTAAACACTTACGTTATGGCGGCAAAGTGATTGGTATATGCGGCGGCTATCAAATGCTTGGTCAGCACATTAATGACCCGCAAGGCATTGAAGATACCGCAGGATGCGAACAAGGTTTAGGTTTATTGGCTATCACCACTGAGCTAATGGAACATAAAACATTAACTCAAGTAAGTGGTTACTTACATTTAAATGGCCAGCAAGCAAGCTTCTGTGGTTATGAGATCCACTGTGGTCAATCAACCTCAACCCTTAGCGGTTTAGCCACGCCCATTGAGTTAACAACAGCCTCATTTGCCCCTAAATCCGATGGTCAAATCAGCGCCGATAATCAAATTTTTGGTACTTATATTCATGGTTTGTTTGATCAACCTGATGCCTGCCAATTAATTTTACAGTGGGCAGGCCTTGAACAAGCCGACCTAATTGATATCAACCAAATTCGAGAACAGCAATTAAATCGTCTAGCGGATGTGTTGGAAGCACATCTTGATGTCGATAAATTAACAGGAGTGATTGCATGA
- the cobO gene encoding cob(I)yrinic acid a,c-diamide adenosyltransferase, protein MSRDTNENDNQVDQKAQRHKARQQKVKQGVDAKIAAAQEEKGILLVLTGNGKGKSTSGFGSVARAVGHGHKAAVVQFIKGTWACGERNLLEGAGVEFHVMGTGFTWETQDKAKDTEAAMEAWLEAEKLLKDESVNLVLLDELTYMVSYHYIELERVLTALKNRPAMQHVIITGRACHREIIELADTVSEVQPIKHAFNAGIKAQLGFDY, encoded by the coding sequence ATGAGCCGTGACACAAATGAAAACGACAACCAAGTCGATCAAAAGGCCCAACGCCATAAAGCGCGTCAGCAAAAAGTAAAGCAAGGCGTTGATGCTAAAATTGCCGCAGCTCAGGAAGAAAAGGGCATTTTGCTGGTACTGACAGGCAACGGTAAAGGTAAGTCGACATCAGGTTTTGGCTCAGTTGCGCGTGCTGTTGGTCATGGTCATAAAGCTGCCGTGGTGCAATTTATTAAAGGCACTTGGGCATGTGGTGAGCGCAATTTATTGGAAGGTGCTGGGGTTGAGTTTCACGTAATGGGTACAGGTTTTACGTGGGAGACCCAAGATAAAGCAAAAGACACTGAGGCCGCCATGGAAGCATGGCTTGAAGCTGAAAAGCTGCTAAAAGATGAGTCCGTTAACTTAGTGTTGTTAGACGAGCTAACCTATATGGTGAGTTACCATTATATTGAGTTAGAACGCGTGTTAACGGCACTTAAAAACCGTCCAGCCATGCAGCATGTGATTATTACCGGTCGAGCTTGCCATCGTGAAATCATAGAGTTAGCTGATACCGTGAGCGAGGTGCAACCGATAAAACATGCCTTTAATGCAGGTATCAAAGCGCAACTTGGATTTGATTATTAA
- a CDS encoding carbohydrate porin, translated as MTRYRLTATCIMLALSASANASSVEEELQALKARIEQLESQQQKTTQKSQEAEQRNIAVVNEVEEIKDVAVEQAQVKVNFGGAVRVNYSYEDFNDANADRGGDFDFDLFRIDVSGSYGNLIYSAQYRWFEYMNAVQHAWIGYHFDEHQQGKIGVTQVPFGMLTYASNNYFFSSNFYLGLEDDHDMGLNYTYNSDVNRFDIAFYKNDEQGGIDGFVSDRTDRYAYDVVGIRLDGEDAYDAPTAGYEAGEVNTFNLRYAHNFTFDKLNLEIGGSVQSGQLEIANGADGDNFAAAIHSIFDVERWNVKLQVTDYEYNVDGMDVDRIVVAAYHFYDSIPAEATTYIANIAYSLPVNVGPISNLTFYNDYSLVTGKSASLKDTFMNVTGMAVSAGGLYTYLDFVVAQNQPFIGGTMVGNGNTNKRFNINFGYYF; from the coding sequence ATGACTCGTTATAGACTTACCGCTACCTGTATCATGTTAGCTTTATCAGCTAGTGCCAATGCAAGCTCTGTTGAAGAAGAACTACAAGCCTTAAAAGCACGAATTGAACAGTTAGAATCACAACAACAAAAGACAACACAAAAATCGCAAGAAGCTGAACAACGGAATATTGCGGTCGTAAACGAAGTTGAAGAGATTAAAGATGTAGCTGTCGAACAAGCACAAGTCAAAGTTAATTTTGGTGGTGCTGTGCGTGTCAACTACTCCTATGAAGACTTTAATGATGCCAACGCTGACCGCGGTGGCGACTTTGACTTCGACCTATTTAGAATCGATGTATCAGGCAGTTACGGTAACCTGATCTATTCAGCTCAATATCGTTGGTTTGAGTACATGAATGCAGTGCAACATGCTTGGATTGGTTATCACTTTGACGAGCATCAGCAGGGTAAAATCGGCGTTACTCAGGTACCATTTGGTATGCTAACTTACGCATCAAACAACTATTTTTTCAGTTCTAACTTTTACCTTGGTCTTGAAGATGACCATGATATGGGCCTAAATTACACATACAACAGCGATGTTAACCGTTTTGATATCGCCTTTTATAAAAACGATGAACAAGGCGGGATTGACGGATTCGTATCAGATCGAACCGACCGTTATGCCTATGATGTAGTCGGTATTCGTTTAGACGGTGAAGATGCTTATGACGCACCAACCGCTGGTTATGAAGCCGGTGAAGTGAATACCTTTAATTTGCGTTACGCCCATAACTTTACGTTCGATAAACTGAATCTTGAAATAGGTGGCTCAGTACAATCAGGTCAGCTAGAAATCGCCAACGGCGCTGATGGTGACAACTTTGCCGCAGCTATCCATAGTATTTTTGATGTTGAACGTTGGAACGTGAAATTACAAGTAACTGATTACGAGTATAATGTAGACGGCATGGACGTTGATCGTATTGTCGTTGCTGCGTATCACTTTTATGACTCAATCCCTGCAGAAGCGACCACCTATATCGCAAATATTGCCTACAGCTTACCGGTAAATGTGGGACCTATATCTAACTTAACTTTCTATAATGACTATTCTTTGGTCACTGGAAAATCGGCATCACTTAAAGACACCTTTATGAATGTAACGGGTATGGCAGTGTCCGCAGGAGGTTTATACACCTACTTGGATTTTGTTGTTGCGCAGAACCAACCATTCATTGGTGGAACTATGGTCGGTAATGGTAATACCAATAAACGATTCAACATTAACTTTGGTTACTATTTTTAA
- a CDS encoding adenosylcobinamide-GDP ribazoletransferase codes for MSTKYLGLRQLTLFFVALSFFTRLPIPSWVTVDAEKLNKSSRYFGVVGLLIGVITGAIFWLAQLILPASVAVLLAMVVGVLLTGGFHEDGLADTADGFGGGWSVADKLKIMKDSRLGSYGALAIGLALLLKWQLLVELALFSPMAAVTGLVVANTLSRVLASSLIFSEQYVRDDDSAKSKPLAEQQSLNDLFILLASGLFVLLWLNGVVAFSLFIILWCVRFLLANFFRRQIGGYTGDTLGAAQQISELVCYLVILAVGLS; via the coding sequence ATGTCGACTAAATACCTAGGCTTGCGCCAATTAACTCTTTTTTTTGTGGCACTGAGCTTTTTTACCCGCTTACCTATCCCGTCATGGGTAACAGTTGATGCTGAAAAACTGAATAAATCCAGCCGCTATTTTGGCGTGGTGGGACTGTTAATTGGCGTTATTACTGGCGCAATCTTCTGGTTGGCACAACTAATTTTACCGGCCAGTGTGGCGGTATTATTGGCCATGGTCGTTGGCGTATTGCTGACCGGTGGTTTTCATGAAGACGGCTTGGCTGACACTGCCGATGGTTTTGGTGGTGGCTGGAGTGTTGCAGACAAGCTGAAAATAATGAAAGATTCTCGCCTTGGCAGTTATGGCGCGTTAGCCATTGGCCTCGCTTTGCTACTGAAATGGCAATTGTTGGTAGAGCTAGCCCTTTTTAGTCCGATGGCCGCAGTGACTGGTTTAGTGGTGGCTAATACCTTAAGCCGTGTATTGGCCAGCAGCCTGATTTTTAGTGAACAATATGTGCGTGATGATGACAGCGCGAAATCAAAACCGTTAGCCGAGCAGCAATCCTTAAATGACTTGTTTATTTTATTGGCGTCAGGGTTGTTTGTATTGCTGTGGCTTAATGGTGTGGTGGCTTTTAGCTTATTTATTATTTTATGGTGTGTCCGCTTTTTACTGGCCAACTTTTTTAGACGTCAAATCGGCGGTTACACTGGCGATACCTTAGGAGCGGCACAGCAAATATCAGAACTTGTCTGTTATCTGGTTATTCTTGCTGTTGGCTTAAGTTAA
- the proB gene encoding glutamate 5-kinase: protein MVNKHWKRIVVKVGSALIAPHKKGCSSHFLLGIAQFIANCRAQGCQVVLVSSGSVAAGRHLFPNATSTDVTTKKAMAAAGQASMMATWEKLFDFPTAQLLVTHGDLRDRERYISIKDTLFSLLDNDLLPIVNENDAVTTDKLKVGDNDNLSAMVAAAADADALIICSDVSGLYTKNPNIHDDAKLIKQVTKITKDIYAMAGGATSDVGTGGMQTKIEAAEKAISHGIETVIVNGFEPDTFNQLLKGLNPGTLFTPFEQPMQEHLHWMTHTSQAQGELIVENDFNGNLEQHNSQLTSGDVIAIKGKFSVGDTILVRKGDGTKLAKAKSNYSSCLLNFIAKQVDQEFAHDVEQKNGPLISEKNIAILE from the coding sequence ATGGTAAATAAACACTGGAAACGCATTGTCGTTAAAGTGGGAAGTGCCTTAATTGCCCCCCACAAAAAAGGATGTAGCAGTCATTTTCTGTTGGGTATTGCACAGTTTATTGCTAACTGTCGTGCCCAAGGATGCCAAGTGGTACTGGTTTCTTCAGGCTCAGTTGCCGCTGGACGCCACTTATTTCCAAATGCCACATCCACAGATGTAACCACTAAAAAAGCAATGGCCGCCGCAGGCCAAGCTAGCATGATGGCTACATGGGAAAAGCTATTTGATTTTCCTACTGCACAATTGTTGGTTACCCATGGTGATCTTAGAGATCGTGAGCGGTATATCAGCATAAAAGACACGCTGTTTAGCCTGCTAGATAATGACTTATTGCCGATCGTTAACGAAAACGATGCCGTAACGACTGACAAACTTAAAGTGGGTGATAACGATAATCTATCGGCAATGGTAGCTGCAGCGGCAGATGCTGATGCACTTATCATTTGCTCAGATGTGAGTGGGTTATACACCAAAAACCCTAACATTCATGATGACGCCAAGTTAATTAAGCAAGTCACTAAAATCACCAAAGATATATATGCGATGGCAGGTGGTGCCACTAGTGATGTTGGAACGGGTGGGATGCAAACAAAAATTGAAGCGGCAGAAAAAGCCATTTCTCACGGAATTGAAACTGTCATCGTTAATGGTTTTGAGCCTGATACCTTCAATCAACTGTTAAAGGGACTTAACCCTGGCACCTTATTCACCCCATTTGAACAGCCCATGCAGGAGCATCTACATTGGATGACCCATACCTCGCAGGCTCAAGGTGAATTAATAGTCGAAAATGACTTCAACGGTAATTTAGAACAACACAACTCTCAGCTGACTAGCGGTGATGTGATTGCAATCAAGGGTAAATTCTCTGTAGGTGATACCATTTTAGTGCGCAAAGGCGATGGCACTAAACTAGCAAAAGCCAAATCAAACTATAGCAGTTGCCTACTTAATTTTATCGCAAAACAGGTCGACCAAGAGTTTGCTCATGATGTTGAGCAAAAAAATGGTCCGCTGATTTCCGAAAAAAATATCGCCATACTGGAATAA
- a CDS encoding rod shape-determining protein encodes MFTFIRSLFSHDLLFELSENKLSIKAFSSDLSYEDEPYIALENTKKGEIIKAIGKEAKSLSGSNIRVLNPFKHNRSFIADFMCAEKILQHGMYTLHKSKIKPSPRVIVHQLEKTDGGLTDIEERVLRELALGAGAREVVIYLGSKINTNVEDFDKVKSRVSAT; translated from the coding sequence TTGTTTACATTTATAAGAAGCCTTTTCTCGCATGATTTACTTTTTGAATTAAGTGAAAACAAACTTTCTATTAAAGCCTTCTCTTCTGATTTGTCGTATGAAGATGAACCTTATATAGCACTCGAAAACACTAAAAAAGGCGAAATAATAAAAGCAATTGGAAAGGAAGCCAAATCCCTTTCAGGCTCGAACATTAGAGTGCTTAACCCTTTTAAACACAATCGATCATTTATCGCCGACTTTATGTGTGCTGAGAAAATACTACAGCATGGTATGTACACTTTGCATAAATCTAAAATCAAACCTTCGCCTCGAGTCATAGTTCATCAATTGGAGAAAACCGACGGCGGTTTAACTGATATAGAAGAAAGAGTTTTACGAGAGCTAGCACTTGGTGCTGGAGCTCGTGAAGTAGTTATATATTTAGGTTCTAAAATTAACACTAATGTTGAAGACTTTGATAAAGTAAAATCAAGAGTATCAGCCACTTAA
- a CDS encoding ABC transporter ATP-binding protein — protein sequence MTAAALSVSQLAWRVDDIDILSGIEFELPQGQMLGIIGPNGAGKSSLLRCLYRFIRPTCGEIALFGDNICRYSAKKFATQVAVVQQDTPPFFDMNTTQLVAMGLTPHKGLFDGQTTHDIQLVEQALLKVGLADKAFLQYGQLSGGEKQRALIARAIVQRPKLLILDEPTNHLDIRYQIQILELVKSLGITVIASIHDLNLASAMCDSLLLLNKGQLVAKGSPSEVLTEAQIGQVFEVCCEVTEHPQHGKPLISYYYGYQRAIGNSTSKIASPHESE from the coding sequence ATGACAGCCGCTGCTTTGTCCGTTAGTCAATTAGCTTGGCGCGTTGATGATATCGATATTTTATCGGGTATTGAATTTGAGCTACCCCAAGGGCAAATGCTGGGGATTATTGGCCCTAATGGCGCTGGTAAATCAAGTTTGCTGCGCTGTCTTTACCGCTTTATTCGCCCAACTTGTGGTGAGATTGCCTTATTTGGCGATAATATCTGTCGCTATTCTGCCAAGAAATTTGCAACCCAAGTGGCGGTGGTGCAACAAGATACTCCCCCATTTTTTGATATGAATACCACCCAATTAGTTGCAATGGGATTAACACCACACAAAGGTCTGTTTGATGGTCAAACGACTCATGATATTCAGTTAGTTGAGCAGGCATTGCTGAAAGTGGGCTTAGCTGATAAAGCCTTTTTACAATATGGGCAATTATCAGGTGGCGAAAAACAACGGGCGTTAATTGCCAGAGCGATTGTTCAGCGGCCTAAGTTACTTATTTTAGATGAGCCAACCAATCATTTAGATATTCGTTATCAAATTCAAATTCTTGAATTAGTCAAAAGCTTAGGTATTACCGTAATTGCTTCAATTCACGATCTTAATTTAGCCAGTGCCATGTGTGACAGCTTATTACTGCTTAATAAAGGCCAGCTTGTTGCTAAAGGTTCCCCATCAGAGGTGTTAACTGAGGCGCAAATTGGTCAAGTGTTTGAGGTGTGCTGTGAAGTAACCGAGCATCCACAACATGGTAAGCCACTGATTAGTTACTATTATGGTTATCAGCGCGCCATTGGCAACAGTACCAGTAAAATAGCGAGCCCACATGAGTCAGAGTAA
- a CDS encoding GNAT family N-acetyltransferase, translating into MNQNINIRPERNDDINPIEIITIEAFKNHPHSNQTEHKIVTRLRDNNALSVSLVAEINGEVVGHIAFSKVQINNEFIDWYGLAPVSVKPEYQNQGIGSQLILAGLNAIRELDAKGCVLLGEPEYYNRFGFKALSELVFKGVPPEYFQSLLLSGEMPKGNVEYHKAFV; encoded by the coding sequence ATGAATCAGAACATAAATATTCGACCTGAACGTAATGATGATATTAATCCTATTGAAATTATCACAATTGAAGCTTTCAAAAATCATCCTCATAGCAATCAAACAGAACATAAAATAGTCACTAGATTGCGTGATAATAATGCACTTTCAGTGTCTTTAGTTGCCGAAATTAATGGCGAGGTGGTTGGCCATATAGCTTTTTCCAAAGTTCAGATAAACAATGAATTCATTGATTGGTACGGATTAGCTCCTGTTTCTGTTAAACCAGAATATCAAAATCAAGGTATTGGATCACAATTAATACTTGCAGGCTTAAATGCTATTCGCGAGTTAGATGCTAAAGGTTGTGTGCTGCTTGGAGAGCCAGAGTATTATAATCGATTCGGTTTCAAAGCGCTTAGTGAGTTAGTGTTCAAAGGGGTTCCGCCAGAGTATTTTCAATCATTACTTTTAAGTGGTGAAATGCCAAAGGGAAATGTTGAATACCATAAGGCTTTTGTATAA